Proteins encoded by one window of Halorussus salinus:
- a CDS encoding DUF7561 family protein has translation MAKQTCDGCGEQVKIAGGIANLWTLEHDATGGMTLEFDSDGTEHFLCFDCIDRLPDDPRAEDVAAL, from the coding sequence ATGGCCAAGCAAACCTGCGACGGATGCGGCGAGCAGGTCAAAATCGCGGGCGGCATCGCCAACCTCTGGACGCTGGAACACGACGCGACCGGCGGGATGACCTTGGAGTTCGACTCCGACGGGACCGAACACTTCCTCTGTTTCGACTGCATCGACCGACTCCCCGACGACCCTCGCGCCGAGGACGTGGCGGCGCTCTAG
- a CDS encoding HalOD1 output domain-containing protein — translation MHEPDSFTATAVDPGDHSQTVHSAFNDPEDDEPFVQTVLDALAEASDRPVDELSVRLYDVVDPDALNDLFRPTRRGSVRDGGRVAFALGEFAVELHASGHVFVRKTH, via the coding sequence ATGCACGAACCAGATTCCTTCACAGCGACTGCCGTAGACCCCGGCGATCACTCCCAGACCGTTCACAGCGCGTTCAACGACCCGGAGGACGACGAACCGTTTGTTCAGACGGTTCTCGACGCACTGGCCGAAGCGTCGGACCGTCCGGTGGACGAACTGAGCGTTCGCCTCTACGACGTGGTGGACCCGGACGCGCTGAACGACCTCTTCCGACCGACTCGGCGGGGTTCGGTCCGCGACGGCGGCCGGGTCGCGTTCGCCCTCGGCGAGTTCGCCGTGGAACTTCACGCCAGCGGCCACGTCTTCGTTCGGAAGACCCACTGA
- a CDS encoding YkgJ family cysteine cluster protein, which yields MDVNCEECAGCCIDWRAIAPVASDHERRGPREPLDDAYNLVPLTRDDTRALLDAGLADALTPRLWRDESGVEIDGVSVSAIDGRPAFFLGLRKPPKPVGPFGTDPTWLPTCVFLDPTTLQCRIHGDETYPEECADYPGHNLQLDRETECERVEEAFGGDRLVDDDPPEDLPGFLLGPQAVGQKVFVFPDPERLSGVVGRITDDELTDDDRALFVAAAVASAPGTTAVNRERFESALATAREADSWAGRAIADWERRAGGDESAAEDRATGDSTPAADPRVAEEVELARGAPETPGWNE from the coding sequence ATGGACGTGAACTGCGAGGAGTGCGCCGGGTGTTGCATCGACTGGCGAGCAATCGCGCCCGTCGCGAGCGACCACGAGCGACGCGGCCCGCGCGAACCGCTGGACGACGCTTACAACCTCGTCCCGCTGACCCGCGACGATACGCGGGCACTCCTCGACGCCGGACTCGCCGACGCGCTGACGCCGCGGCTCTGGCGCGACGAGTCGGGCGTCGAAATCGACGGCGTGTCCGTCTCGGCCATCGACGGCAGGCCCGCCTTCTTCCTCGGGTTGCGCAAGCCGCCGAAACCGGTCGGGCCGTTCGGAACCGACCCGACGTGGCTCCCGACCTGCGTCTTCCTCGACCCGACGACGCTCCAGTGTCGGATTCACGGCGACGAGACCTACCCCGAGGAGTGCGCCGACTACCCCGGCCACAACCTGCAACTGGACCGCGAGACCGAGTGCGAGCGCGTCGAGGAGGCCTTCGGCGGCGACCGACTGGTGGACGACGACCCGCCCGAGGACTTACCGGGGTTCCTGTTGGGACCCCAAGCCGTCGGCCAGAAGGTGTTCGTCTTCCCCGACCCGGAGCGGCTCTCGGGCGTCGTTGGGCGAATCACCGACGACGAGTTGACCGACGACGACCGCGCGCTGTTCGTCGCGGCCGCAGTCGCGTCCGCGCCCGGCACGACCGCGGTCAACCGCGAGCGATTCGAGAGCGCGCTCGCGACGGCCCGCGAAGCCGACTCGTGGGCGGGACGGGCTATCGCCGACTGGGAACGCCGCGCCGGAGGCGACGAGTCGGCGGCCGAAGACCGGGCGACGGGAGACAGCACTCCGGCCGCCGACCCGCGAGTCGCCGAGGAGGTCGAACTCGCGCGCGGCGCTCCCGAGACGCCGGGTTGGAACGAGTGA
- a CDS encoding DUF5786 family protein, whose product MSMGAYDEDEHERRERKNNTVDVSEDDDRTTYHGSVEYDSGDSAEALLDKFEEIKSGT is encoded by the coding sequence ATGTCAATGGGTGCCTATGACGAAGACGAACACGAGCGCCGTGAACGCAAGAACAACACCGTCGATGTGAGCGAAGACGACGACAGAACGACCTATCACGGTTCGGTAGAATACGATTCGGGTGACTCCGCGGAGGCCCTCCTCGACAAGTTCGAGGAGATAAAGTCCGGTACGTAG
- a CDS encoding DUF5784 family protein, producing the protein MASPLRFRRSTERWTDEKVERDLYAPLDEKFGAEMPTPHYRGPSGYETRRIEMDNGDLALFCWNDDEAFWLGNTETPSALWRTEKYTFEEIPYSVARWAQRELLGDLRTEAPWLADYDHLAWFFLPVLFSKDGRESSRTFFRDHAAGFPDATRDDALAFYDEFLTTGALDDHRYEMASKLGTSPQVDPVRMASAMSEFTAAKLLTDAGYDVTPEIEVTTGHSLDFRAESPGNGHESPLVEVTRPRPPTRRHADTPVAAVRETAETKTSGQLQKHGGGAVLFVDCSGFRDDEWNAVRGERPAVRHRPAVVFRARPSGEVEAYRKGSVPLDLGDAVEWV; encoded by the coding sequence GTGGCAAGTCCGCTCCGCTTTCGCCGCTCTACGGAGCGGTGGACCGACGAGAAGGTCGAACGCGACCTGTACGCTCCCCTAGACGAGAAGTTCGGTGCCGAGATGCCGACACCCCATTACCGTGGACCGTCGGGCTACGAGACCCGGCGCATCGAGATGGACAACGGCGACCTCGCGCTGTTCTGCTGGAACGACGACGAGGCGTTCTGGCTCGGCAACACCGAGACGCCCTCCGCCCTCTGGCGCACCGAGAAGTACACCTTCGAGGAGATACCCTATTCGGTCGCGCGGTGGGCCCAGCGCGAACTGCTGGGCGACCTCCGAACCGAGGCCCCGTGGCTGGCCGACTACGACCACCTCGCGTGGTTCTTCCTCCCGGTGCTGTTCTCGAAGGACGGCCGCGAGTCGTCCCGGACCTTCTTCCGGGACCACGCCGCAGGGTTCCCCGACGCGACCCGCGACGACGCGCTGGCGTTCTACGACGAGTTTCTGACCACCGGCGCGTTGGACGACCACCGCTACGAGATGGCGTCGAAACTCGGCACGAGTCCGCAGGTAGACCCCGTGCGGATGGCCTCGGCGATGAGCGAGTTCACCGCCGCGAAGCTGTTGACCGATGCCGGGTACGACGTGACGCCCGAGATAGAGGTCACGACCGGCCACTCGCTGGACTTCCGGGCCGAATCGCCCGGAAACGGCCACGAGTCGCCGCTGGTCGAGGTCACGCGTCCCCGACCGCCGACGCGCCGCCACGCCGACACGCCCGTCGCCGCGGTGCGCGAGACGGCCGAGACCAAGACCTCCGGGCAACTCCAGAAGCACGGCGGCGGCGCGGTGCTGTTCGTGGACTGCTCGGGGTTCCGCGACGACGAGTGGAACGCCGTCCGCGGCGAGCGACCCGCAGTGCGCCACCGCCCCGCGGTGGTCTTCCGGGCGCGACCCTCCGGTGAGGTCGAAGCCTATCGGAAGGGGTCGGTGCCGCTGGACCTCGGCGATGCCGTCGAGTGGGTGTAG
- a CDS encoding DUF5789 family protein, translating into MPLQQATELLRDHDYPATTDQLADSYGDYELDFPNGSETLADVFGRVESETFGTSSEAEELLYSAVSAKAIGRKGYSDRDPTTLGTTGPEQVSF; encoded by the coding sequence ATGCCACTGCAACAGGCGACCGAACTGCTCCGCGACCACGACTACCCCGCGACGACCGACCAACTCGCCGACTCCTACGGCGACTACGAACTCGACTTCCCGAACGGCTCCGAGACGCTGGCAGACGTGTTCGGCCGCGTCGAGTCCGAGACGTTCGGCACGTCCAGCGAGGCCGAGGAGCTTCTCTACTCGGCGGTCAGCGCGAAGGCTATCGGCCGGAAGGGGTACAGCGACCGCGACCCGACCACGCTCGGCACGACCGGTCCCGAGCAGGTCTCCTTCTGA
- a CDS encoding PHP domain-containing protein: MSVFADLHVHTTNSDGEMRLSEVPEAARDAGVSVVAITDHDRLHPELPTPVTAFEGVTVVHGIELRVEPRGDEYGGVGERVDLLGYGVTQTDALTDELDRIQADRKERGRKLIENVEESLDIDLDLEPREGLGRPHVARAVVDHPDSGYDEPSAVFDDLIGNDGPCFVARDVTSFERGVELLDDACGLVGLAHPYRYDDPEAALELTRELDAVERYYPYDEEVDPRPVERAIAEHDLIPTGGTDAHGRELGTAGLSKPEYRHFRSSVNL, from the coding sequence ATGAGCGTCTTCGCGGACCTACACGTCCACACGACCAACTCCGACGGCGAGATGCGCCTGTCGGAGGTGCCCGAGGCCGCCCGCGACGCGGGCGTCTCGGTCGTGGCGATTACCGACCACGACCGCCTCCACCCCGAACTGCCGACGCCGGTCACGGCCTTCGAGGGCGTCACCGTCGTCCACGGCATCGAGTTGCGCGTCGAACCCCGAGGAGACGAGTACGGCGGCGTCGGCGAGCGCGTGGACTTGCTGGGCTACGGCGTCACGCAGACCGACGCCCTCACCGACGAACTCGACCGCATTCAGGCCGACCGGAAGGAACGCGGCCGGAAACTCATCGAGAACGTCGAGGAGTCCCTCGACATCGACCTCGACCTCGAACCCCGTGAGGGACTGGGGCGGCCCCACGTCGCCCGCGCCGTCGTGGACCACCCCGACAGCGGCTACGACGAGCCGAGCGCGGTGTTCGACGACCTCATCGGCAACGACGGCCCCTGCTTCGTCGCGCGCGATGTGACCTCGTTCGAGCGCGGCGTCGAACTGCTGGACGACGCCTGCGGACTCGTCGGCCTCGCACACCCGTATCGCTACGACGACCCCGAGGCGGCGCTCGAACTGACCCGCGAGTTGGACGCCGTGGAACGGTACTACCCCTACGACGAGGAGGTAGACCCGCGACCGGTCGAGCGCGCCATCGCCGAACACGACCTGATTCCGACCGGCGGGACCGACGCCCACGGCCGCGAACTCGGAACGGCCGGGTTGTCGAAACCCGAGTACCGTCACTTTCGCTCCTCGGTCAACCTGTAG
- a CDS encoding DUF6757 family protein, whose translation MRCHYCDRDAAFAPELNGVQVGLCDAHFREQFEYLAETDALAYLRQELDVDRPE comes from the coding sequence ATGCGGTGTCACTACTGCGACCGGGACGCGGCGTTCGCGCCCGAGTTGAACGGCGTCCAAGTCGGCCTCTGCGACGCGCACTTCCGCGAGCAGTTCGAGTACCTCGCGGAGACCGACGCGCTGGCCTACCTGCGACAGGAGTTAGACGTAGACCGGCCGGAGTAG
- a CDS encoding 4Fe-4S dicluster domain-containing protein codes for MAIDPQFHENREKVDDHEGHDVWGPVDEPEKLGIHGTHVAVDFDLCIADGACLEDCPVDVFEWVDTPDHPESEKKADPANEAQCIDCMLCVDVCPVDAIDVDAGRA; via the coding sequence ATGGCTATCGACCCGCAATTCCACGAAAACCGCGAGAAAGTAGACGACCACGAGGGCCACGACGTGTGGGGTCCCGTCGACGAACCGGAGAAATTGGGCATCCACGGCACGCACGTCGCCGTGGACTTCGACCTCTGCATCGCCGACGGCGCGTGTCTGGAGGACTGCCCGGTAGACGTGTTCGAGTGGGTAGACACCCCCGACCACCCCGAGAGCGAGAAGAAAGCCGACCCCGCCAACGAGGCCCAGTGCATCGACTGCATGCTCTGTGTGGACGTGTGTCCCGTGGACGCCATCGACGTGGACGCCGGTCGCGCCTAA
- a CDS encoding cupin domain-containing protein, which yields MEKVRVEDVESRIGPADVKRPLTRALGATGLAVNYYELAPGDSFAFGYHAHGGQEEVFYVESGTVTFETEEGPVAVGPGELVRFAPGEFQRGVNEGDERVVALALGAPKESGDLDLRRECPDCGERTPNRIERADDEEGALVTVCEECGAETGRFS from the coding sequence ATGGAGAAGGTTCGAGTCGAAGATGTCGAGTCGCGCATCGGTCCCGCCGACGTGAAACGACCGCTGACGCGCGCGCTCGGCGCGACCGGCCTCGCGGTGAACTACTACGAACTCGCGCCGGGCGACAGTTTCGCGTTCGGCTACCACGCCCACGGCGGCCAAGAGGAGGTCTTCTACGTCGAGTCGGGCACCGTCACCTTCGAGACCGAGGAGGGACCGGTCGCGGTCGGTCCCGGCGAACTCGTCCGGTTCGCGCCCGGCGAGTTCCAGCGCGGCGTCAACGAGGGCGACGAGCGGGTCGTCGCGCTCGCGCTGGGCGCGCCCAAGGAGAGCGGCGACCTCGACCTGCGCCGGGAGTGTCCCGACTGCGGCGAACGGACGCCCAACCGTATCGAGCGCGCCGACGACGAGGAGGGCGCGCTCGTCACGGTCTGCGAGGAGTGTGGCGCGGAGACCGGACGGTTCTCGTAG
- a CDS encoding aldo/keto reductase, whose translation MTTIPSPGLGTSGNDDPEQCAETVRQALDVGYRHVDTAQMYDNEEAVGDGIADSDLPREEVFLATKVLPANLAPEDVRETTDASLDRLGTDYVDLLYVHWPMKAYDADETLPVFDELYDEGKAENVAVSNFTPDLLDEAREILDAPVVANQVEMHPLLPQDDLLAHCRERDVTVVAYCPLMQGEAGDVDVLADIADERDTTPEAVSLAWLNQRDGVVPIPKATGVEHLRANFDPPELSEDEVARIDAIEERERLVDPDDAAWN comes from the coding sequence GTGACGACTATCCCCAGTCCCGGTCTCGGAACCTCGGGCAACGACGACCCCGAACAGTGCGCCGAGACGGTCCGGCAGGCCCTCGACGTGGGCTACCGGCACGTCGATACGGCCCAGATGTACGACAACGAGGAGGCCGTCGGCGACGGCATCGCCGACAGCGACCTCCCGCGCGAGGAGGTCTTCCTCGCCACGAAGGTCCTGCCCGCGAACCTCGCGCCCGAAGACGTCCGCGAGACGACCGACGCGAGCCTCGACAGGCTCGGCACCGACTACGTGGACCTGCTGTACGTCCACTGGCCGATGAAGGCGTACGACGCCGACGAGACCCTGCCGGTGTTCGACGAGTTGTACGACGAGGGCAAAGCCGAGAACGTCGCGGTCAGCAACTTCACGCCCGACCTGCTGGACGAGGCCCGCGAGATTCTGGACGCTCCCGTCGTGGCGAATCAGGTCGAGATGCACCCCCTGCTCCCCCAAGACGACCTGCTGGCGCACTGCCGGGAACGAGATGTCACCGTCGTCGCGTACTGCCCGCTGATGCAGGGCGAGGCGGGCGACGTGGACGTGTTGGCCGACATCGCGGACGAGCGCGACACGACGCCCGAGGCCGTCAGCCTCGCGTGGCTGAACCAGCGCGACGGCGTGGTCCCGATTCCGAAGGCGACCGGCGTCGAACACCTCCGGGCGAACTTCGACCCGCCCGAACTCTCCGAGGACGAGGTGGCGCGTATCGACGCGATAGAGGAGCGCGAGCGACTCGTGGACCCCGACGACGCGGCGTGGAACTGA
- a CDS encoding ferredoxin--NADP reductase, which translates to MTGGEPESQDEVAETLPMITEGAEVVLAEPMDEDRSDEIATEVRQTLRNLGEEELLAEAGGDGSIQWDRLREAWDGHDPSDALTNKLSTLRQRGQRTHPSLMQVRFREDETDIDFAPGQYVTLRYDDTPRPYSVACSPNESYLEMAIRRVPGGTLTGDLCDDVDAGKDVTLRGPNGDFTLQEPSERDMVFLCTGTGVAPFRSMIDYTFEEGRDEHAGTERDLWLFLGTGWRDDVAYRDHLQRLDDERDNFHFVPTLSREEYLSDWDGETAYVQQTLLKYVESEAVEDADLPPAMARVADESPNYDIDARIDPENAEVYACGTNVMVEGLLDAVRSIGVPEEWVESEGYG; encoded by the coding sequence ATGACCGGTGGGGAGCCAGAGTCACAGGACGAGGTGGCCGAGACGTTACCGATGATAACCGAAGGGGCGGAGGTGGTGCTGGCCGAACCGATGGACGAGGACCGGAGCGACGAGATAGCGACGGAGGTTCGACAAACGCTCCGGAACCTCGGCGAGGAGGAACTGCTCGCCGAGGCGGGCGGGGACGGGAGTATCCAGTGGGACCGACTCCGGGAGGCGTGGGACGGCCACGACCCCTCCGACGCGCTGACGAACAAGCTCTCGACGCTCCGCCAGCGCGGCCAGCGCACCCACCCGTCGCTGATGCAGGTCCGGTTTCGGGAGGACGAGACCGACATCGACTTCGCGCCCGGCCAGTACGTCACGTTGCGCTACGACGACACGCCCCGGCCCTACTCGGTCGCCTGCTCGCCCAACGAGAGCTACCTCGAAATGGCCATCCGGCGGGTCCCCGGCGGGACGCTGACCGGCGACCTCTGCGACGACGTGGATGCCGGGAAGGACGTGACTTTGCGCGGACCGAACGGCGACTTCACGCTACAGGAACCCTCCGAGCGCGACATGGTGTTTCTCTGCACGGGCACGGGGGTCGCGCCGTTCCGGAGCATGATAGACTACACCTTCGAGGAGGGCCGCGACGAACACGCGGGCACCGAGCGGGACCTCTGGCTCTTCCTCGGCACGGGGTGGAGAGACGACGTGGCCTACCGCGACCACCTCCAGCGACTGGACGACGAGCGCGACAACTTCCACTTCGTGCCGACCCTCTCGCGCGAGGAGTACCTCAGCGACTGGGACGGCGAGACTGCCTACGTCCAACAGACGCTCCTGAAGTACGTCGAGAGCGAGGCCGTCGAGGACGCCGACCTCCCGCCCGCGATGGCCCGAGTCGCCGACGAATCGCCCAACTACGACATCGACGCGCGCATCGACCCCGAGAACGCCGAGGTGTACGCCTGCGGGACCAACGTCATGGTCGAGGGACTGCTCGACGCGGTCCGGAGCATCGGCGTGCCCGAAGAGTGGGTCGAGAGCGAAGGCTACGGATAG
- a CDS encoding MOSC domain-containing protein has product MDGTGRVEAIHLAPESGEETEPTDEVEAVAGEGVRGDRHFGKDKADITLIEREALAAAAEEGIDLDDGEHRRNVTTSDAALNHLVGERFRVGEVVCEGTDLCEPCGHLESLTEEGAVSALLHRGGLEADVIESGEISVGDEVEPL; this is encoded by the coding sequence ATGGACGGAACTGGACGCGTCGAGGCCATCCACCTCGCGCCCGAGTCGGGCGAGGAGACCGAACCGACCGACGAGGTCGAGGCCGTCGCGGGCGAGGGCGTGCGCGGGGACCGCCACTTCGGGAAAGACAAGGCCGACATCACGCTCATCGAGCGCGAAGCACTCGCCGCCGCCGCCGAGGAGGGCATCGACTTGGACGACGGCGAGCATCGGCGCAACGTCACCACGAGCGACGCCGCGCTGAACCACCTCGTCGGCGAGCGATTCCGCGTCGGCGAGGTGGTGTGCGAGGGGACCGACCTCTGTGAACCCTGCGGCCACCTCGAATCGCTGACCGAGGAGGGCGCGGTCTCCGCGCTACTACACCGCGGCGGTCTCGAAGCCGACGTAATCGAGTCTGGCGAGATTTCGGTCGGCGACGAGGTAGAACCGCTCTGA
- a CDS encoding phosphotransferase family protein, with amino-acid sequence MTDDPTDVRDALATLSNDYRIRGELHAVPPHAVYEVSVEGTRAVCKVARGARADPATEARVMEFVGRETGVPVPEILGAGDDWFVAEWCDGLPDEEPTLDASRARTLGAGLATLHDQTAGAFEETGFPRATGGETGPLAVETRDSWTETTLDFLADLRDYLADFGYAEVAEEARTFLEARPDLLAGSDDPVLAHGNYLPAHVAVADSDPTCVVDWEHALVAPAEYDYWRTAMPLLGRSGVTREGDEFAAFNAGYESVRPLPTGSDRRSECFRLVNAVSYLKSLHLQRQRTGQAKARFAVRVCESVRETVEELRATSES; translated from the coding sequence ATGACAGACGACCCAACTGACGTACGCGACGCACTCGCAACGCTGTCGAACGACTACCGGATTCGGGGCGAACTCCACGCCGTACCGCCCCACGCGGTCTACGAGGTCTCGGTCGAAGGCACCCGCGCGGTCTGCAAAGTGGCCCGAGGAGCGCGCGCCGACCCCGCGACCGAGGCTCGCGTGATGGAGTTCGTCGGCCGGGAGACCGGGGTCCCCGTCCCCGAGATACTCGGCGCGGGCGACGACTGGTTCGTCGCCGAGTGGTGCGACGGACTGCCCGACGAGGAGCCGACGCTCGACGCCTCTCGGGCGCGGACGCTCGGGGCGGGACTGGCGACGCTCCACGACCAGACCGCTGGCGCGTTCGAGGAGACCGGCTTCCCGCGCGCCACGGGCGGTGAGACCGGACCGCTCGCAGTCGAGACCCGAGACTCGTGGACCGAGACGACGCTCGACTTCCTCGCGGACCTGCGCGACTACCTCGCCGACTTCGGGTACGCCGAGGTGGCCGAGGAGGCCCGAACCTTCCTCGAAGCACGCCCCGACCTGCTGGCGGGGTCCGACGACCCCGTGCTGGCCCACGGCAACTACCTCCCGGCGCACGTCGCGGTCGCCGACAGCGACCCAACCTGCGTCGTAGACTGGGAACACGCATTGGTCGCGCCCGCCGAGTACGACTACTGGCGGACCGCGATGCCACTCCTCGGCAGGTCCGGTGTCACCCGAGAGGGCGACGAATTCGCCGCCTTCAACGCAGGCTACGAGTCGGTCCGACCGCTCCCCACCGGCTCCGACCGTCGGAGCGAGTGCTTCCGACTCGTAAACGCGGTCTCGTACCTGAAGTCGCTCCACCTCCAGCGCCAGCGAACCGGGCAGGCGAAAGCGCGGTTCGCGGTGCGCGTTTGCGAGTCGGTCCGCGAGACCGTCGAGGAGTTGCGAGCGACGAGCGAGAGTTAA
- a CDS encoding DUF7474 family protein, producing MPRFDYPCPDCRTTSNLHGPDCEFEGASWADIEKAYTDLVAVLSANSLPEEAVRNAVHGRWSNLHNSALDRLVHEQRVMEDEQGHLELLTAEEYKEHVTDPNVEPIKTVARKGSVPGAHDNAVFAMIAWYEMVGLSWTETRERVVDWLRDTGTWTRGGFEEASPQELVNKKRHVYEAGYGWKEKAEAAKAVIDRSL from the coding sequence GTGCCGCGGTTCGACTACCCCTGTCCCGACTGCCGGACGACGAGCAACCTCCACGGCCCCGACTGCGAGTTCGAGGGCGCGTCGTGGGCCGACATCGAGAAGGCCTACACCGACCTCGTGGCGGTCCTCTCGGCCAACTCGCTCCCCGAGGAGGCGGTCCGGAACGCGGTCCACGGTCGGTGGAGCAACCTCCACAACTCCGCGCTGGACCGGCTGGTCCACGAACAGCGCGTGATGGAGGACGAGCAGGGACACCTCGAACTGCTGACCGCCGAGGAGTACAAGGAACACGTCACGGACCCCAACGTCGAACCCATCAAGACCGTCGCTCGGAAGGGGTCGGTGCCCGGTGCCCACGACAACGCCGTCTTCGCCATGATAGCGTGGTACGAGATGGTCGGCCTCTCGTGGACCGAGACCCGCGAGCGCGTCGTGGACTGGCTCCGAGACACCGGGACGTGGACCCGCGGCGGGTTCGAGGAGGCCTCGCCCCAAGAACTCGTCAACAAGAAGCGCCACGTCTACGAGGCGGGCTACGGCTGGAAGGAGAAGGCCGAGGCCGCGAAGGCGGTCATCGACCGAAGTCTGTAG
- a CDS encoding DNA polymerase sliding clamp: protein MFKAIVSADTLKDTIDSVGVLVDECKIHLEEDGLAIRAVDPANVGMVDLELDAAAFESYEADGGIIGVNLDRLEDIAGMASGDQPVHLELDEETRKLHIQIDGLEYTLALIDPDSIRQEPDIPDLDLSAEIVVEGKDIDRSVTAADMVSDHIALAVDADEETFVVEAEGDTDDVRLELDREDLVDLQAGPARSLFSLDYLKDMNKAIPKDAEVTIELGEEFPVKLHFDIAEGQGNVTFMLAPRIQSD, encoded by the coding sequence ATGTTTAAGGCTATCGTGAGCGCCGACACGCTCAAGGATACTATCGACTCCGTGGGCGTGCTGGTGGACGAGTGTAAGATCCACCTCGAAGAGGACGGTCTCGCTATTCGTGCCGTAGACCCCGCCAACGTGGGGATGGTGGACCTCGAACTCGACGCGGCGGCTTTCGAATCCTACGAGGCGGACGGCGGCATCATCGGCGTGAATCTCGACCGACTCGAAGACATCGCTGGCATGGCCAGCGGCGACCAGCCGGTCCACCTCGAACTCGACGAGGAGACCCGCAAGCTCCACATCCAGATCGACGGGCTGGAGTACACCCTCGCGCTCATCGACCCCGACTCCATCCGACAGGAACCCGACATTCCGGACCTCGACCTCTCCGCGGAGATCGTCGTGGAGGGCAAGGACATCGACCGCTCGGTCACGGCCGCCGACATGGTCAGCGACCACATCGCGCTCGCGGTGGACGCCGACGAGGAGACCTTCGTCGTGGAGGCGGAGGGCGACACCGACGACGTGCGCCTCGAACTGGACCGCGAGGACCTCGTGGACCTGCAGGCCGGTCCGGCCCGCTCGCTCTTTAGCCTCGACTACCTCAAGGACATGAACAAGGCCATCCCGAAGGACGCCGAGGTCACCATCGAACTCGGCGAGGAGTTCCCCGTCAAGCTTCACTTCGACATCGCGGAGGGGCAGGGCAACGTCACCTTCATGCTCGCGCCGCGCATCCAGAGCGACTGA
- a CDS encoding 23S rRNA (uridine(2552)-2'-O)-methyltransferase yields the protein MSHKDHYYNKSKQEGYRSRAAYKLKQLDREEDLLHEGKSVVDLGAAPGGWLQVASEEVGETGTVVGVDLQRIKDVDGVETVRGDMTDEATKEKVRAIAGDAVDVVVSDMAPNMTGEYSVDHARSVHLARQAFETALDVLDTGGDFAVKVFEGQDLDDFREEVGDEFQYVRTLRPDASRDSSSEIYLVGKGRMTAPVAEGDVIEVEIVDEGSEGDGVAKVETYTLFVPGTSEGETVEVEVTEVKPRFGFAERTDE from the coding sequence ATGAGCCACAAAGACCACTACTACAACAAATCCAAGCAGGAGGGCTACCGGTCTCGGGCCGCCTACAAACTCAAGCAACTCGACCGCGAGGAGGACCTCCTCCACGAAGGAAAGAGCGTCGTGGACCTCGGCGCGGCCCCCGGCGGGTGGCTACAGGTCGCCAGCGAGGAGGTCGGCGAGACCGGCACCGTCGTCGGCGTGGACCTCCAGCGAATCAAGGACGTAGACGGCGTGGAGACGGTTCGGGGCGACATGACCGACGAGGCCACCAAGGAGAAGGTCCGGGCGATTGCGGGCGACGCGGTAGACGTGGTGGTCTCGGACATGGCACCCAACATGACCGGCGAGTACAGCGTGGACCACGCCCGGTCGGTCCACCTCGCCCGGCAGGCGTTCGAGACCGCACTCGACGTGCTGGACACCGGCGGCGACTTCGCGGTGAAGGTCTTCGAGGGGCAGGACTTGGACGACTTCCGCGAGGAGGTCGGAGACGAGTTCCAGTACGTCCGGACGCTCCGACCCGACGCCTCGCGGGACTCCTCGTCGGAAATCTACCTCGTCGGCAAGGGCCGGATGACCGCCCCGGTCGCGGAGGGCGACGTAATCGAGGTCGAAATCGTGGACGAAGGTTCGGAGGGCGACGGCGTGGCCAAAGTCGAGACCTACACGCTGTTCGTCCCCGGCACCAGCGAAGGCGAGACGGTCGAAGTCGAGGTCACGGAGGTCAAGCCGCGGTTCGGCTTCGCGGAGCGAACCGACGAGTAG